One Neisseria sicca genomic region harbors:
- a CDS encoding UDP-N-acetylmuramoyl-tripeptide--D-alanyl-D-alanine ligase, with translation MKPLDLNFICQTLNLPTPSENKPVSRIVTDSRDIRAGDVFFALAGERFDAHDFVEDVLAAGAAAVVVSREDCAALDGALKVDDTLAALQTLAKAWRGNVNPFVFGITGSGGKTTVKEMLAAVLRHRFGDDAVLATAGNFNNHIGLPLTLLKLNEKHRYAVIEMGMNHFGELAVLTQIAKPDAALVNNALRAHVGCGFDGTNDIAKAKSEIYQGLGEDGLALIPCEDEHAAMFQTTSQGHQQRTFGVDSGDVHAENIVLKPLSCEFDLVCGDERAAVVLPVPGRHNVHNAAAAAALALAAGLILDDVAEGLKGFSNIKGRLNVKSGIKGATLIDDTYNANPDSMKAAIDVLARMPAPRIFVMGDMGELGEDEAAAMHAEVGAYARDQGIEAAYFVGDNSVEAAETFGADGLWFAAKDPLIQVLSHDLPERATVLVKGSRFMKMEEVVEALTDKEVV, from the coding sequence ATGAAACCACTAGACCTAAATTTCATCTGCCAAACCCTCAACCTTCCGACGCCGTCTGAAAACAAACCCGTTTCGCGCATCGTAACCGACAGCCGCGACATCCGCGCGGGCGATGTGTTTTTCGCATTGGCGGGCGAGCGGTTTGACGCGCATGATTTTGTTGAAGACGTATTGGCTGCGGGTGCGGCGGCGGTTGTGGTTTCGCGCGAAGATTGCGCTGCTTTGGACGGCGCGTTGAAAGTCGATGACACGCTTGCCGCGTTGCAAACGCTGGCGAAGGCGTGGCGCGGGAATGTGAACCCGTTTGTGTTCGGCATTACCGGCTCGGGCGGCAAGACGACGGTGAAGGAAATGTTGGCTGCGGTATTGCGTCACCGTTTCGGCGATGATGCCGTTTTGGCGACGGCGGGCAACTTCAACAACCATATCGGCCTGCCGCTGACTTTGTTGAAATTAAACGAAAAACACCGCTATGCCGTGATCGAAATGGGCATGAACCATTTTGGCGAACTGGCGGTTTTGACGCAAATCGCCAAACCCGATGCTGCTTTAGTCAACAATGCTTTGCGCGCCCATGTCGGCTGCGGTTTTGACGGCACGAACGATATTGCCAAGGCGAAAAGCGAGATTTATCAAGGTTTGGGCGAAGACGGATTGGCTTTGATTCCGTGCGAAGACGAACATGCCGCCATGTTTCAGACGACCTCCCAAGGTCATCAGCAGCGGACTTTCGGCGTCGATAGCGGCGATGTCCACGCGGAAAATATTGTGTTGAAACCTTTGTCGTGCGAATTTGATTTGGTGTGCGGCGACGAGCGCGCCGCCGTGGTGCTGCCTGTTCCCGGTCGCCACAATGTCCATAACGCTGCTGCTGCTGCCGCGCTGGCTTTGGCTGCGGGTTTGATTTTGGACGATGTGGCGGAAGGTTTGAAAGGTTTCAGCAACATCAAAGGTCGTCTGAACGTCAAATCCGGCATCAAAGGTGCGACCCTGATTGACGATACTTACAACGCGAACCCCGACAGCATGAAAGCCGCAATTGACGTGTTGGCGCGTATGCCTGCGCCGCGTATTTTTGTGATGGGCGATATGGGCGAACTGGGCGAGGACGAGGCCGCCGCCATGCACGCCGAAGTCGGCGCGTACGCCCGAGACCAAGGCATTGAAGCAGCCTATTTTGTCGGCGACAACAGCGTCGAAGCGGCGGAAACGTTTGGTGCAGACGGTTTGTGGTTCGCCGCCAAAGACCCGTTGATTCAAGTGTTGAGCCACGATTTGCCCGAACGCGCCACCGTATTGGTGAAAGGTTCGCGCTTTATGAAGATGGAAGAAGTGGTCGAGGCATTGACGGATAAAGAGGTCGTCTGA
- a CDS encoding M23 family metallopeptidase, translating to MLKMPTKTLFISAVMILFAGCTTKQLPRPNAEIAELRAKEPPAAQSLPNPVKGKRFDDTWGAARSQGRRHEGVDIFAKKNTPIRSTTPGIVTKIGRNRLGGKVIGIQGPGAWHYYAHLNKFASIRLYERVKEGQVIGYVGKTGNAKTTPAHLHYGVYLPSGAINPYPLINQDK from the coding sequence ATGCTGAAAATGCCGACAAAAACCCTTTTCATCAGTGCAGTCATGATTTTATTTGCAGGCTGTACCACCAAACAACTGCCGCGCCCGAACGCCGAAATTGCCGAACTGAGGGCGAAAGAACCGCCGGCGGCGCAAAGCCTGCCCAATCCTGTTAAAGGCAAGCGTTTTGACGACACTTGGGGCGCAGCGCGCAGTCAGGGGCGCAGACATGAAGGCGTGGATATTTTCGCTAAGAAAAACACGCCGATACGCAGCACGACGCCCGGTATTGTCACCAAAATCGGGCGCAACCGATTGGGTGGCAAAGTCATCGGCATCCAAGGGCCGGGTGCATGGCATTACTATGCCCACCTCAACAAATTCGCCAGCATCCGCCTGTATGAACGCGTGAAAGAAGGACAGGTCATCGGCTATGTCGGTAAAACCGGCAACGCTAAAACCACGCCTGCCCATTTGCACTACGGCGTGTATCTGCCAAGTGGTGCGATTAATCCGTATCCGTTGATTAATCAGGATAAATAG